The Nerophis lumbriciformis linkage group LG15, RoL_Nlum_v2.1, whole genome shotgun sequence genome window below encodes:
- the tmem39a gene encoding transmembrane protein 39A, whose protein sequence is MPGGRRGPSRQQLTRSALPSLQTLVGGNVGNGTGCRNRNSNSVGLSAPPISALITPEPVRHSRIPELPLDSNLLFEFLLFFYLLVALFVQYINIYKTVWWYPYSHPPASTSLNFHLMDYHLAIFITVMLARRLVWKIVSEVSQSSRGSIVGYVVLIAARLCLLTLCGWVLCWTLVNLCKNHSVLNLLFIGYPFGVYVPLCCFHQEGPKSQTSAADCDYSPDQQQLDLAETPFFRPRDFLLLLRENLREQFSAPPHMPTHTCPPHTHTHTPEMIRSEVEELKSDFNRRIKEVLFNSLFSAYYVAFLPLCFVKSTQYYDMRWSCEHLIMVWINAFVMLMNQLLPPSYCDLLHRSAAHLGRWQKLEHGSYSNAPQHLWSEGAIWPPGVLVRHNRQVYKAVGAYNVALPSDVSHSRFYFLFHKPLRILNLLIWIESSVVLYQLYSLLRSERWNNTLSLGLILFCNYYVLFKLLRDRLVLGKAYSFPLAHSLAFKAH, encoded by the exons ATGCCAGGGGGTCGCAGGGGTCCCAGCAGACAGCAGTTGACCCGCTCCGCCTTGCCCTCCCTGCAGACTCTGGTCGGAGGCAACGTGGGCAACGGCACGGGCTGCAGGAACAG GAACAGTAACTCCGTGGGTCTGTCCGCACCACCCATCTCAGCCCTCATAACGCCGGAGCCCGTCCGCCACTCCAGGATTCCCGAGCTCCCGCTGGACAGTAACCTGCTCTTCGAGTTCCTCCTCTTTTTTTACTTGCTGGTGGCCTTGTTTGTCCAGTACATCAACATCTACAAGACCGTGTGGTGGTACCCTTACAGCCACCCGCCGGCGTCTACCTCACTC AACTTCCATCTGATGGACTACCACCTGGCCATCTTCATCACCGTCATGTTGGCCAGGAGGCTCGTGTGGAAGATAGTTTCCGAG GTGTCTCAGAGCAGCAGGGGCTCCATTGTGGGCTACGTGGTCCTGATCGCCGCCAGACTCTGTCTTCTCACCTTGTGTGGCTGGGTTCTCTGCTGGACCCTGGTCAACCTCTGCAAGAACCACTCGGTCCTCAACCTGCTCTTCATAGGATACCC GTTTGGCGTGTACGTGCCACTCTGCTGTTTCCACCAGGAGGGCCCCAAGAGCCAGACGTCTGCGGCGGACTGCGACTATTCGCCCGATCAGCAGCAGCTGGACCTCGCAGAGACCCCCTTCTTTCGGCCCCGGGACTTCCTCTTGCTCCTACGGGAGAACCTGAGGGAACAGTTCTCTGCGCCCCCGCACATGCCCACACACACCTGCccgccgcacacacacacacacacccccgagATGATCCGCTCGGAGGTGGAGGAGCTGAAGAGCGACTTCAACCGGCGGATCAAGGAAGTGCTCTTCAACTCGCTGTTCAGCGCCTATTACGTGGCCTTTTTGCCGCTCTGCTTCGTGAAG agCACGCAGTACTACGACATGCGCTGGTCATGTGAGCACCTGATCATGGTGTGGATCAACGCCTTTGTGATGCTGATGAACCAGCTGCTGCCTCCCAGCTACTGCGACCTGCTGCACCGCTCCGCCGCTCACCTGGGCCGATGGCAGAAGTTGGAGCACGGCTCTTACAGCAACGCACCTCAGCACTT GTGGTCAGAAGGTGCTATCTGGCCTCCGGGAGTGTTGGTACGACACAATCGCCAAGTCTATAAAGCAGTCGGAGCCTATAATGTCGCTCTTCCCTCCGATGTTTCACATTCAAGATTTTAT TTTCTGTTCCACAAGCCGTTGCGGATCCTGAACCTGCTGATCTGGATCGAGTCCAGCGTGGTCCTGTACCAGTTGTACTCCCTGCTGCGCTCGGAGCGCTGGAACAACACTCTGTCTCTGGGCCTGATCCTCTTCTGCAACTACTACGTCCTCTTCAAGCTGCTGAGAGACCGCCTGGTGCTGGGTAAGGCCTACTCCTTCCCTCTGGCCCACAGTCTGGCCTTCAAGGCGCACTGA
- the LOC133616170 gene encoding serine protease 23-like has protein sequence MATTLYCRREAWRSPPPLLFLFFCFLPAVLCFSRPEWTLQRVPVVLPQQSRGRPAPHFLSAARLEVTSPCDPECHKSAPRPSYWDMRRLLAYETLHSDGRLTETAVGIYGYHPDSDTSPAYSERSRVRRKRQIFGHDGRFSIAGQDFVLKYPFSVAVKLSTGCSGTLVGDRHVLTAAHCVHDGKNYVKGAQRLRVGFLRPKQGDRRTLSNLTNHVEGGARSVSDQVKFQWIRAKRTHVPKGWIRGDANDIGMDYDYALLELKKAHKRRHMKLGVSPPAQRLPGRRVHFSGFDNDRPGRLVYRFCRAGEETPDLLYQHCDAQPGASGSGVYARMWDGRRRRWQRKVIGVFSGHQWVERQGASQEYNVAVRMTPLKYAQICYWIRGNFVDCREG, from the coding sequence GTCCCCTCCTCCCCTCCTGTTTCTCTTCTTCTGCTTCCTTCCCGCCGTTCTCTGCTTCTCACGACCCGAGTGGACGCTCCAGCGTGTTCCGGTGGTTCTCCCCCAGCAAAGCCGAGGTCGCCCCGCCCCGCACTTCCTGTCCGCTGCCCGCCTGGAGGTCACCTCGCCCTGTGACCCAGAGTGCCACAAGAGTGCGCCTCGGCCCAGCTACTGGGACATGCGGCGACTCCTGGCCTACGAGACTCTCCATTCCGACGGTCGGCTGACCGAGACCGCCGTAGGGATCTACGGTTACCACCCGGACTCCGACACGAGTCCCGCTTACTCGGAGCGGTCGCGCGTCCGGCGAAAGCGTCAGATCTTTGGTCACGACGGACGCTTCAGCATCGCCGGGCAGGACTTTGTTTTGAAGTATCCTTTTTCGGTGGCGGTCAAACTGTCCACCGGATGCTCCGGGACCTTGGTCGGGGACCGCCACGTCCTGACGGCGGCTCATTGCGTCCATGACGGTAAAAACTACGTGAAAGGCGCCCAGAGGCTCCGAGTGGGCTTCCTGAGACCCAAACAAGGAGATAGGCGGACCCTGTCCAACTTGACCAATCACGTGGAGGGCGGTGCCCGCTCGGTCTCGGACCAAGTGAAGTTCCAGTGGATCCGAGCCAAGAGGACCCACGTGCCCAAAGGGTGGATCCGAGGCGACGCCAACGACATCGGCATGGATTACGACTACGCTCTCCTGGAACTCAAGAAGGCCCACAAGCGGCGCCACATGAAGCTCGGGGTCAGCCCCCCGGCTCAGAGGTTGCCGGGGCGACGGGTCCATTTCTCGGGTTTCGACAACGACCGCCCGGGTCGGCTGGTGTACCGCTTCTGTCGGGCCGGCGAGGAGACGCCGGACCTTCTGTACCAGCACTGCGACGCCCAGCCCGGCGCCAGCGGCTCGGGCGTCTACGCCCGCATGTGGGACGGGCGGCGGCGGCGCTGGCAGAGGAAGGTGATCGGCGTCTTTTCCGGCCACCAGTGGGTGGAGCGTCAAGGGGCGTCTCAGGAATATAACGTCGCCGTCAGAATGACGCCGCTCAAATACGCTCAGATTTGTTATTGGATCAGAGGGAACTTTGTGGACTGTCGAGAAGGTTGa